Proteins encoded in a region of the Planococcus citri chromosome 1, ihPlaCitr1.1, whole genome shotgun sequence genome:
- the LOC135831929 gene encoding uncharacterized protein LOC135831929 translates to MILELETPRNSTVEPQMETQMEPQAGPSNVNVVPEPQIVEPQATGNHFVEAPRLNRTVDQFRFPLRHSYLKADGVTKGFLTHNDPRAMCVDYELGFNSPCMSTRCWFYNSHFWSIHKDLMETIKVRFEGGMVNINVIQVHPQFKILFPFTYQNYVDLKRNIIRFGPSYDECYLWLPTRSLETSPLRHRSNV, encoded by the exons ATGATCCTTGAGTTGGAAACACCAAGAAATTCCACAGTGGAGCCCCAGATGGAGACTCAGATGGAGCCCCAAGCAGGACCATCGAATGTAAATGTTGTACCAGAGCCTCAAATTGTTGAACCACAAGCAACTGGAAATCATTTtgttgag GCTCCTAGGTTAAATAGAACTGTTGATCAATTCAGATTTCCACTACGACATTCATACTTGAAAGCTGATGGTGTTACGAAGGGATTCTTAACACATAATGACCCTAGGGCCATGTGTGTTGATTACGAATTAGGCTTTAACAGCCCATGTATGTCTACACGGTGCTGGTTTTATAATAGCCACTTTTGGTCTATTCAT aaGGACTTAATGGAAACAATAAAAGTTCGGTTCGAAGGAGGTATGGTGAATATTAATGTAATTCAGGTCCATCCGCAGTTTAAGATATTATTTCCCTTTACTTATCAAAACTATGTGGATCTCAAAAGAAATATCATTAGATTTGGGCCATCCTATGATGAATGTTACTTATGGTTACCTACGAGATCACTGGAAACGTCACCATTg agGCACCGTTCAAACGTTTAA